The Gouania willdenowi chromosome 7, fGouWil2.1, whole genome shotgun sequence genome includes a window with the following:
- the trh gene encoding pro-thyrotropin-releasing hormone yields MKSTCLLMLASLTVYKVTLSGGQGISPEDETEEPNLDDDVLERTEGLLLRSLLSKLQDEYTRNSNNGFSSQSEWITKRQHPGKRDSEDLEKRQHPGRREEDDDDPFVELQRRQHPGKREQDDVLRSFFALQKRQHPGKRSTLGHMSDDPVQLLGPLSKRQHPGKRYYQYPMDAHSKQQHPEDDEWGWGPEGEEDDLPEMEKRQHPGKRFSDTFNPDFGANVPCDGADDPAECSKIKVLLLDFLENMTTNHVETKRQHPGKRSAPEEEEGE; encoded by the exons ATGAAGTCGACATGTCTGCTCATGCTGGCGTCCCTCACGGTCTACAAAGTGACTCTGTCTGGAGGACAAGGAATCTCTCCCGAGGACGAGACGGAGGAACCGAACCTGGACGACGACGTATTAGAGAGAACAGAAGGACTTCTGTTACGGTCCCTCCTCAGCAAACTGCAGGACGAGTACACGAGAAACAGTAACA ATGGGTTTTCATCCCAGTCAGAGTGGATAACAAAAAGGCAACACCCCGGTAAACGAGACAGCGAGGATTTGGAGAAGCGACAGCATCCAGGCAGGAGAGAAGAGGACGACGATGATCCGTTCGTGGAGCTGCAGAGGAGACAACACCCCGGCAAGCGCGAACAAGACGATGTTCTGCGTTCCTTCTTTGCGCTCCAGAAGAGACAACACCCTGGAAAGCGGTCCACTTTGGGACACATGTCAGACGACCCGGTCCAGCTCCTCGGCCCACTTTCTAAAAGACAGCACCCAGGTAAACGTTACTACCAGTACCCCATGGACGCGCACAGCAAACAGCAGCACCCGGAGGACGATGAGTGGGGATGGGGTCCAGAGGGTGAAGAAGATGACCTGCCAGAGATGGAAAAGCGTCAGCATCCCGGGAAGCGCTTTTCGGATACCTTCAATCCGGATTTTGGCGCAAACGTCCCGTGTGATGGTGCCGATGATCCTGCAGAGTGCAGCAAGATCAAAGTGCTGCTGCTCGACTTTTTAGAAAACATGACCACAAACCACGTGGAGACGAAGAGACAACACCCCGGGAAAAGGTCTGCGCccgaggaagaggagggagagTAG